One Fuerstiella marisgermanici DNA window includes the following coding sequences:
- a CDS encoding nucleotidyl transferase AbiEii/AbiGii toxin family protein, whose amino-acid sequence MISTGVRFVMIGGYAYNLYRNPRATGDIDFLVAADSDNESRLRSVLINFGFEGTLPESGKPLLEDGKVIMLGRAPFRIDLLTRIDGVDFDEVYTTRNEMTVDELLIPVISPKTLIKNKRAAGRPKDIPDILELQTWLESEPDN is encoded by the coding sequence ATGATTTCCACAGGCGTACGGTTCGTGATGATTGGCGGCTATGCCTACAACCTGTACCGAAACCCAAGAGCGACCGGTGACATCGACTTTCTGGTCGCGGCCGATTCTGACAACGAATCACGGCTCCGCAGCGTGCTGATCAATTTCGGTTTCGAGGGAACGTTGCCCGAGTCGGGTAAGCCATTGCTTGAAGACGGCAAGGTGATCATGCTCGGCCGAGCCCCCTTTCGAATTGACCTTTTGACCAGAATTGACGGTGTGGATTTTGATGAAGTCTATACCACGCGAAACGAAATGACTGTGGACGAACTGTTGATCCCAGTCATCTCTCCGAAAACGCTGATAAAGAACAAGCGGGCCGCCGGCCGGCCAAAGGATATTCCAGACATTCTGGAGCTTCAGACATGGCTGGAATCCGAACCGGACAATTGA
- a CDS encoding NAD-dependent epimerase/dehydratase family protein: MKILITGICGFVGSELAMSFRSREAADSLKIVGIDNLSRNGSWRNRERLAEHDITVMHGDIRCSTDLEAVGNVDWVIDAAANPSVLAGVDGKSSSRQLVDYNFTGTINLLEHCKQHNAGFILLSTSRVYSIPPLAALTVASRNHAFEPQQPNKEGLTSGGIGEDFSTAAPVSLYGATKLASEQMALEYGMTFDFPVWINRCGVMAGAGQFGKADQGIFAFWLHSWKENKPLKYIGFDGMGHQVRDCLHPRDMVPLLVQQMESTRGDKPPIVNVSGGLPSARSLRQLSQWCEERWGPRNVTVDASPRPFDLPWVVLDHTLATGVWDWRPTTTVDQILTEIADFADTQSDWIGFSR; encoded by the coding sequence ATGAAGATCCTGATTACTGGCATCTGTGGCTTTGTCGGCAGCGAACTGGCGATGTCTTTTCGTTCACGCGAGGCCGCCGATTCGCTGAAGATCGTCGGCATTGACAATCTGTCCCGCAATGGAAGCTGGAGAAACCGAGAACGACTCGCTGAACACGACATCACTGTCATGCACGGCGACATTCGCTGCTCAACCGATCTTGAAGCTGTGGGCAACGTTGATTGGGTCATTGATGCCGCCGCCAACCCCAGCGTCCTTGCGGGTGTAGACGGCAAGTCCAGTAGTCGGCAACTCGTAGACTACAATTTTACCGGAACAATTAACCTGCTCGAACATTGCAAGCAGCACAACGCGGGGTTCATTCTTCTTAGCACAAGCCGAGTCTACTCAATCCCCCCGCTGGCCGCGCTGACTGTAGCTTCTAGGAATCACGCCTTCGAACCTCAGCAGCCGAACAAAGAAGGGCTCACCAGCGGCGGTATTGGCGAAGACTTTTCGACCGCCGCACCTGTGTCGCTGTACGGAGCCACCAAACTCGCCTCGGAACAGATGGCGCTGGAATACGGGATGACGTTCGACTTCCCGGTGTGGATCAATCGCTGCGGAGTCATGGCCGGGGCAGGGCAGTTTGGCAAAGCCGACCAGGGAATTTTCGCTTTTTGGCTTCACAGCTGGAAAGAAAATAAGCCACTGAAATATATCGGCTTCGACGGAATGGGGCATCAGGTGCGAGACTGCCTGCATCCGCGTGACATGGTGCCGTTGCTGGTTCAACAAATGGAATCAACTCGCGGCGACAAACCGCCGATCGTCAACGTATCCGGCGGGCTTCCATCGGCCAGGTCACTTCGACAACTTAGCCAGTGGTGCGAAGAACGCTGGGGACCACGCAACGTCACTGTCGATGCGTCACCACGCCCGTTCGATTTGCCGTGGGTCGTGCTCGACCACACTTTGGCCACCGGGGTATGGGACTGGCGACCAACGACTACGGTCGATCAGATCCTGACGGAAATCGCCGACTTCGCAGACACGCAATCAGACTGGATTGGATTTTCTCGGTAA
- the gmd gene encoding GDP-mannose 4,6-dehydratase — MSSNTALITGITGQDGSYLTELLLENGYEVHGLVRRSSTMERSRLKHLYADESVYNKRLFLHYADLDDPTTIRRIVTRVQPTEFYHLAGQSHVGLSFDIPESTCDTTAIGTLRIMEILRDQPQPPRFLHASSREIFGTPTVSPQDESTPVNPNSPYGCAKAFATQMTKIYREAHGLFFCNAICYNHESPRRGENFVTRKVSLAAAKIKAGLQNNLSLGDLDAARDWGYAKDYVRAMWLMLQQDTAGDFVLATGKSHTIRQLLQTAFDHVDLNWQDHVIIDDRFKRPADACQLLGDPEKAHTTLNWQPSVNFAELVQLMVDHDCQAIHASATAKAGAASS; from the coding sequence ATGAGTTCCAATACCGCGCTGATAACGGGGATCACCGGGCAGGACGGTTCCTACCTGACGGAGCTCTTGCTCGAAAACGGGTACGAAGTTCATGGGCTGGTACGCCGCTCAAGCACCATGGAACGTTCAAGGTTGAAGCATCTGTACGCAGATGAATCGGTCTACAACAAACGCCTGTTTCTGCACTATGCCGACCTTGACGACCCGACCACCATTCGTCGAATTGTCACCAGGGTTCAGCCGACCGAGTTCTATCACCTTGCCGGCCAGTCTCACGTGGGACTCAGCTTTGACATCCCGGAAAGCACGTGCGACACAACCGCAATCGGTACGTTGCGGATTATGGAAATTCTCCGAGACCAGCCGCAGCCGCCCCGGTTTCTACACGCCAGCAGTCGTGAAATCTTCGGCACACCGACGGTCAGCCCTCAGGACGAATCAACGCCCGTCAATCCGAATTCTCCATATGGTTGCGCAAAAGCGTTCGCCACCCAGATGACAAAAATCTACCGCGAAGCGCACGGTCTCTTTTTCTGCAACGCCATCTGCTACAACCACGAAAGCCCTCGCCGCGGTGAAAACTTCGTGACTCGCAAGGTGTCGCTGGCGGCGGCAAAAATCAAAGCCGGACTGCAGAACAACCTGTCACTGGGCGATCTGGATGCCGCCCGCGATTGGGGTTATGCCAAAGACTATGTTCGGGCCATGTGGTTGATGCTACAGCAGGATACGGCCGGTGACTTCGTGCTGGCCACGGGCAAGTCGCATACCATCCGCCAGCTCCTGCAAACGGCCTTTGATCATGTCGATCTCAACTGGCAGGATCATGTCATCATCGACGATCGATTCAAACGCCCGGCGGATGCCTGTCAGTTGCTGGGTGATCCTGAAAAGGCCCACACAACACTCAACTGGCAACCCAGCGTCAATTTCGCGGAACTCGTCCAATTGATGGTAGACCACGACTGCCAGGCCATTCACGCTTCGGCCACAGCAAAAGCTGGAGCTGCATCCTCTTGA
- the gmd gene encoding GDP-mannose 4,6-dehydratase, translating into MTKVALITGITGQDGSYLAELLLEKGYDVHGIVRRSSTFGTERIDHIYKDPHNPNARLFLHYGDLTDGQSITNLVLDIEPDEIYNLGAQSHVRVSFDQPAYTFQATGGGALNVLEAARQLNKRKATKVYQASSSEMFGEVLETPQTERTPFRPQSPYACAKVYAFHQTVNYRESYDMFAVNGILFNHESPRRGETFVTRKITRAATRIQLGLQEKLYLGNLAAKRDWGYAKDYVEGMWRMLQHDEPDDFVLATGETQTVQDFADLVFKQLELDPKDYIEIDPRYFRPAEVDLLLGDPSKASEKLGWTASTSLEELARLMVENDLELARQEAVVLSSQA; encoded by the coding sequence ATGACGAAGGTAGCACTAATCACCGGTATCACCGGACAGGACGGTTCTTATCTGGCCGAACTGTTACTGGAGAAAGGCTACGACGTACACGGCATCGTGCGCCGTTCAAGTACTTTCGGCACCGAACGTATCGACCACATTTACAAAGATCCGCACAACCCCAACGCCCGGCTGTTTCTGCATTACGGCGATCTGACGGACGGGCAAAGTATCACCAATTTGGTGCTCGATATCGAACCGGACGAAATCTACAACCTCGGCGCGCAGAGCCACGTCCGAGTTTCTTTCGACCAGCCCGCCTATACGTTTCAGGCCACCGGAGGCGGAGCCCTTAACGTGCTGGAAGCGGCCCGGCAACTGAACAAACGCAAGGCCACCAAGGTCTATCAGGCATCGTCCAGCGAAATGTTTGGTGAAGTCCTTGAGACGCCGCAGACGGAAAGGACCCCATTTCGACCTCAAAGCCCGTACGCCTGTGCGAAGGTGTACGCATTCCACCAGACCGTGAATTATCGTGAGTCTTACGATATGTTCGCTGTGAACGGCATTCTGTTTAATCACGAAAGCCCACGTCGCGGCGAAACGTTTGTCACTCGCAAAATCACACGAGCCGCCACGCGGATTCAACTGGGACTGCAGGAAAAACTGTACCTCGGCAACCTGGCCGCAAAACGAGACTGGGGCTATGCCAAAGACTACGTCGAAGGCATGTGGAGGATGCTGCAGCACGATGAGCCCGATGATTTCGTGCTGGCTACCGGAGAAACGCAAACTGTCCAGGACTTTGCTGATCTCGTGTTCAAGCAACTGGAACTCGACCCAAAAGACTATATCGAAATCGATCCTCGCTATTTCCGGCCAGCCGAAGTCGATCTGTTGCTGGGCGATCCATCCAAAGCCTCAGAAAAGCTCGGATGGACAGCTAGTACATCGCTGGAAGAACTGGCTCGATTGATGGTCGAAAACGACCTGGAACTCGCACGCCAGGAAGCAGTGGTGCTAAGTAGCCAGGCATAG
- a CDS encoding GDP-L-fucose synthase family protein, whose translation MNAESKIHVAGHRGMVGAAVVRLLKQQGYANLLLRTRSELDLTNQAQVNQFYAEESPEVVVFAAARVGGIHANDSYPAEFIYENLVMASNAVQAAFEHGVRRFLFLGSTCIYPRMAPQPIREESLLTSELEPTNEAYAIAKIAGLKLCQFYRRQYGVTFHSAMPTNLYGPGDNYHSENSHVLPAFIRRFHEASEANDESVTIWGTGSPLREFLHVDDLAAAILHLLKLDHPPDLVNVGSGEEVSIHALAKAVADTVGFRGRIETDPTKPDGTPRKLCDISRIRSTGWSPQIGLHEGLKSTYAAFRAELENDSLRAV comes from the coding sequence ATGAACGCTGAATCAAAAATCCACGTGGCTGGACATCGCGGCATGGTGGGCGCCGCAGTCGTTCGATTGCTCAAGCAGCAGGGATATGCAAACCTTCTGCTCCGCACACGGTCAGAACTGGACCTCACGAACCAGGCGCAGGTGAATCAATTCTACGCCGAGGAATCCCCCGAAGTGGTCGTCTTTGCTGCCGCACGAGTCGGCGGTATCCATGCGAATGATTCTTATCCTGCTGAGTTCATCTATGAGAATCTGGTGATGGCATCGAATGCTGTGCAGGCGGCATTCGAACATGGGGTCCGCCGATTCCTGTTTCTTGGCAGCACATGTATCTATCCGAGAATGGCCCCACAGCCGATTCGCGAAGAAAGCCTGCTCACGTCCGAACTGGAGCCGACCAACGAAGCGTATGCAATTGCAAAAATCGCCGGTCTGAAACTCTGCCAGTTCTATCGGCGGCAGTACGGCGTGACATTCCATTCAGCCATGCCCACAAATTTGTACGGTCCGGGCGACAATTACCATTCGGAAAATTCGCACGTGCTGCCCGCCTTCATCCGTAGGTTTCACGAAGCGTCAGAGGCCAATGACGAGTCAGTCACAATCTGGGGGACTGGTAGTCCATTGCGCGAATTCCTGCATGTTGACGACCTTGCGGCGGCGATCCTGCATTTGCTAAAACTAGACCACCCCCCGGATCTCGTCAACGTTGGTAGTGGTGAAGAAGTCAGTATCCACGCACTCGCAAAAGCGGTTGCGGATACTGTCGGTTTTCGCGGACGGATCGAGACGGACCCCACGAAGCCTGATGGCACACCACGTAAGCTCTGCGACATTTCACGGATCAGGTCCACTGGGTGGTCACCACAGATTGGCCTTCATGAAGGTCTGAAAAGTACGTACGCAGCTTTTCGTGCAGAACTAGAGAACGATTCATTACGTGCCGTCTAA
- a CDS encoding polysaccharide biosynthesis tyrosine autokinase, with amino-acid sequence MQTQPQDAPWASFDSATDEDQGLDMWGFLSRRKAFIIVLALIGAGLGYLFFQRQTPLYSSTALLQVIHHSTDPMVESRLAERNLSDAQFVVTSRKLLDPCYDNHNLSELPTLRGLPKEEALKRIALVVTAQTEAAASNILLLKCEGANPTDTERIANAVSHEYILHQQESYEDAVTKLQQLFSQAKDELGERLNKLENEYAEFDKSSPLGSDGENPHRQRLAGIQNKSSELVIRETELKAELVALNEALRKGGQRDALLLLVGKYSEGAEVDTPEKIENVVSSAKTMFQALFPLLMEEAILAEEVGSGHPKLVALRKRIELTRAHFEKLAGIDTAERQATGAKTPEPAPERPDFLAIYMNSLAQEIEVLRTTLEQLQSLAAQEERAAKALRDYELQRATFVRRIDRETSLFEDVQQQMRDTELPTNMGGVSASILTEASHGELVYPKMPQFLGMGAFLGAFAGLLLGYIVEVADRSFRKPEEIVREFGIPILGHVPYMQEQKLRKIPKDTVMDRSLICLHLPRSRPSEAYRSVRTAVCFSALGNAHRVIQVTSPAAGDGKSTLAMNFAVSLAQSGKKTLIMESDFRRPKVHKLTGVDNKKGVVDVLRGKAEISDAIKETELEGFYVMPCGSRPKNPSELLSRPEYEHLLSVLREKFDYVIVDTPPVLVVTDPCSVAPRVDGVVLCVRLSRHTREFGRRALEQLRDVGASMSGIVINGVEETDAYGYGNYSYSDYRYRYKDYSYNYGYGDKQNEGYFAEADPEEEAAAEAEEVST; translated from the coding sequence GTGCAAACTCAACCGCAGGATGCCCCTTGGGCCTCGTTTGACAGTGCTACAGATGAGGATCAAGGCCTCGACATGTGGGGCTTCCTAAGCCGTCGCAAGGCCTTCATTATTGTCTTAGCGCTGATCGGCGCAGGGCTTGGATACCTCTTTTTCCAGCGACAAACGCCCCTGTACAGCTCAACCGCTTTGCTTCAGGTGATCCACCACAGCACTGACCCTATGGTCGAAAGCCGTTTGGCAGAGCGAAACCTCTCGGACGCCCAGTTCGTGGTCACCAGTCGCAAATTGCTTGACCCCTGCTATGACAACCACAACCTAAGCGAACTTCCCACCCTCAGGGGCCTACCAAAGGAAGAGGCCCTAAAGCGAATCGCCTTAGTGGTTACTGCACAGACTGAAGCTGCTGCGTCAAATATTCTGTTATTGAAATGCGAAGGCGCAAACCCAACGGACACAGAACGAATAGCAAACGCCGTCTCGCATGAATACATCCTGCATCAGCAGGAAAGCTATGAAGATGCCGTCACAAAGCTTCAGCAGCTATTCAGCCAGGCGAAAGACGAGCTTGGCGAAAGGCTGAACAAGCTTGAAAATGAGTACGCGGAGTTCGACAAGAGTTCACCATTGGGAAGCGATGGCGAGAATCCGCATCGGCAGCGACTCGCTGGGATTCAGAATAAGTCTTCGGAATTGGTGATCAGGGAAACAGAACTGAAAGCTGAGTTAGTAGCGTTGAACGAGGCATTGAGAAAAGGGGGCCAGCGAGACGCACTTTTGCTTTTGGTTGGCAAATATTCTGAAGGGGCAGAAGTAGACACGCCAGAAAAAATAGAGAATGTCGTTTCTAGTGCCAAGACGATGTTTCAGGCACTATTTCCACTGTTGATGGAAGAAGCGATCCTCGCCGAGGAAGTGGGTTCAGGTCACCCTAAGTTGGTCGCATTAAGAAAGCGAATTGAGCTAACCCGAGCTCATTTTGAGAAATTGGCGGGGATAGACACCGCCGAACGTCAGGCGACGGGGGCCAAGACTCCTGAACCTGCGCCCGAGCGGCCTGACTTCTTGGCCATCTATATGAATTCACTCGCTCAGGAAATCGAGGTGCTTAGAACGACTCTTGAGCAGCTTCAATCACTTGCAGCTCAAGAGGAACGAGCAGCCAAAGCGCTGCGAGACTATGAGTTGCAACGAGCAACTTTTGTTCGTCGCATTGATCGAGAAACATCATTGTTTGAGGACGTCCAACAGCAAATGCGGGACACTGAACTCCCCACAAACATGGGCGGGGTTTCAGCTTCAATCCTTACCGAAGCTTCGCACGGCGAGTTGGTCTATCCCAAAATGCCGCAGTTCCTTGGGATGGGGGCCTTTTTGGGTGCCTTCGCCGGACTATTGCTCGGCTATATCGTTGAAGTGGCCGACCGCAGTTTCCGCAAGCCGGAAGAGATCGTTCGCGAATTCGGTATTCCGATCCTCGGGCACGTTCCTTACATGCAGGAACAAAAGCTGCGAAAGATCCCAAAGGATACCGTCATGGATCGCTCGCTAATTTGCCTGCACCTGCCTCGTTCGAGACCTTCCGAAGCCTACAGGTCTGTACGTACTGCCGTTTGCTTTAGTGCACTCGGAAACGCTCATCGTGTGATCCAGGTGACCAGTCCGGCGGCGGGTGATGGAAAGTCGACGTTGGCGATGAACTTCGCCGTCTCACTGGCTCAATCGGGCAAAAAGACGTTGATTATGGAGAGTGACTTCCGACGTCCGAAAGTACATAAACTGACCGGCGTCGATAACAAGAAGGGTGTGGTGGACGTTCTGCGTGGCAAAGCAGAAATCAGCGACGCAATTAAAGAAACCGAACTGGAAGGCTTCTATGTCATGCCTTGCGGATCGCGTCCCAAGAACCCATCGGAACTACTATCTCGGCCGGAATACGAACATCTGCTTTCTGTGCTGCGTGAAAAATTCGACTACGTCATTGTGGATACGCCGCCGGTGTTGGTCGTGACGGATCCATGCAGCGTGGCTCCACGAGTCGACGGAGTGGTTCTGTGTGTGCGACTAAGTCGCCATACTCGCGAGTTCGGGCGACGAGCTTTGGAGCAGCTTCGCGATGTCGGAGCCAGCATGTCGGGAATCGTGATTAACGGCGTTGAAGAAACCGATGCCTACGGTTACGGCAACTACAGCTATTCGGACTATCGATATCGATACAAAGATTACAGCTACAACTACGGCTATGGCGACAAACAGAACGAAGGTTACTTTGCAGAAGCCGACCCCGAAGAGGAAGCTGCAGCTGAGGCCGAGGAAGTGTCCACATAG
- a CDS encoding nucleotide sugar dehydrogenase, with the protein MSNVPNQLNERVANKQAVVGVIGLGYVGLPLLDAFLEVGFRCIGFDVDQPKIDSLAAGKSYIRHIPDSQIKAWQDSGRFEATSDMERLAEADAILICVPTPLTASRDPDLRFVEATTEAVSKTLRCGQLVVLESTTYPTTTRDIVLPILEKSGLKVGSDFHLAYSPEREDPGNADYSAKGIPKIVGGITGECSRLAGQLYDHAVAAVIPVGSCEVAEAAKILENVYRAVNIALVNELKVLFDRIDIDVWEVVDAAKTKPFGFQAFYPGPGLGGHCIPIDPFYLSWLARRSGLSTRFIELAGEVNHSMPSYVIERLMKALNDDGKPIKGSAICVLGVAYKKNVDDPRESPSFVLIEELLQLGANLTYHDPYVPTLPSMRHHDLPSMNSSPLTGDFLSSLDAVLIATDHDDVAYDLVAEHAHLIVDTRNAMSGIAKGRARIVKA; encoded by the coding sequence ATGAGTAACGTGCCAAACCAATTGAACGAGCGGGTTGCAAATAAGCAGGCTGTCGTCGGCGTTATCGGATTGGGCTACGTCGGCTTGCCCTTGCTGGATGCATTCCTGGAAGTTGGCTTTCGGTGCATCGGCTTTGATGTTGATCAACCAAAGATCGATTCACTGGCTGCCGGAAAGAGCTATATTCGGCACATTCCTGACAGCCAAATTAAGGCATGGCAGGATTCGGGCCGTTTCGAAGCCACGAGCGACATGGAACGCCTGGCAGAAGCCGACGCCATTCTAATTTGCGTCCCAACACCACTGACAGCTTCGCGCGACCCGGACCTGCGGTTCGTCGAAGCGACCACCGAAGCTGTGTCAAAGACGTTGCGGTGCGGTCAGTTAGTCGTCCTGGAAAGCACAACTTACCCCACGACGACTCGCGACATCGTCCTTCCGATCCTTGAAAAATCAGGCCTGAAAGTAGGCTCCGATTTTCATCTGGCCTACAGCCCTGAGCGTGAAGACCCGGGGAATGCAGACTATTCGGCCAAGGGAATACCCAAAATTGTGGGCGGCATCACGGGCGAATGTAGTCGCCTGGCCGGGCAGTTGTACGACCATGCGGTTGCTGCAGTGATTCCCGTCGGTAGTTGCGAAGTGGCCGAAGCAGCCAAAATCCTTGAAAACGTTTATCGAGCCGTCAACATCGCGCTGGTGAATGAGCTGAAAGTTCTGTTCGACCGGATCGACATCGACGTCTGGGAAGTGGTAGATGCGGCCAAGACAAAGCCGTTTGGATTCCAGGCGTTCTATCCAGGGCCCGGATTGGGCGGCCATTGTATTCCAATTGACCCGTTTTATCTGTCATGGCTGGCGCGTCGGAGTGGACTGTCAACGCGATTCATCGAACTCGCCGGTGAAGTAAATCACAGCATGCCGTCGTACGTCATCGAACGGCTGATGAAAGCGCTAAACGATGACGGCAAGCCAATAAAAGGCAGCGCAATCTGCGTCCTCGGCGTCGCGTACAAGAAGAACGTCGACGATCCACGCGAGAGCCCTAGCTTTGTGTTAATTGAAGAACTTCTACAACTGGGTGCTAACCTTACTTACCACGACCCTTATGTCCCCACGCTGCCCTCAATGCGCCATCACGACCTGCCTTCCATGAACAGCAGTCCACTTACGGGTGACTTTCTAAGTAGCCTGGACGCTGTCTTGATTGCGACAGATCATGATGACGTCGCCTACGATCTGGTGGCCGAGCACGCTCATCTGATCGTGGACACACGCAACGCAATGTCAGGGATCGCAAAAGGGCGAGCGAGAATAGTGAAGGCATAG
- a CDS encoding 5-(carboxyamino)imidazole ribonucleotide synthase, protein MTGVICPGGTIGILGAGQLGRMLALVARRMGYRVAVFGGDRSCPAGQVCDQIWPGNYDDEDSLREFAAASDVVTYEFENIPSKAAAFIADLVPLRPGAALLNAAQNRFAEKTALTGIGLPTAGFRMVHSATELADARRDFGGNVILKANTDGYDGKGQWSIGPDTDLKKLWPDTGLPEAIVEQRVDFEFELSVVAGRFDDGTVRAFAPLLNHHENHILDVSILGSPKVTPKIGARAEEMARAVLEHFDVVGVLCIELFLTSGGDLVVNEIAPRPHNSGHLTIEAHNCSQFELQLRAACGLPATDLVPRFPAAAMANLLGQHLPEAWMSWNPEGFSAKECHLHLYGKPDRRPNRKMGHITALDTAGDAAEQAVRALRTQLR, encoded by the coding sequence ATGACAGGCGTCATTTGCCCTGGCGGCACGATTGGAATCCTCGGGGCAGGGCAGTTGGGCCGCATGCTGGCTCTGGTCGCTCGCCGCATGGGATATCGCGTGGCCGTTTTTGGCGGCGACCGCAGCTGTCCTGCCGGACAGGTATGCGACCAAATCTGGCCTGGCAACTACGACGACGAAGATTCACTGCGGGAATTTGCGGCTGCATCTGATGTGGTCACCTACGAATTTGAGAACATTCCATCGAAGGCCGCCGCTTTCATCGCAGACCTGGTGCCTCTACGCCCCGGGGCTGCATTGCTGAATGCCGCTCAGAATCGATTCGCCGAAAAGACCGCTTTAACGGGCATCGGGCTGCCGACAGCCGGTTTTCGCATGGTGCATTCCGCAACTGAACTGGCTGACGCCCGCCGCGACTTCGGCGGGAACGTAATCCTGAAAGCGAACACCGACGGTTACGACGGCAAAGGCCAATGGTCGATCGGCCCGGATACGGACCTCAAAAAGCTGTGGCCAGACACCGGGCTGCCGGAAGCGATCGTGGAGCAACGAGTAGACTTCGAATTTGAATTGTCGGTTGTGGCCGGACGCTTCGACGACGGCACAGTGCGAGCGTTCGCCCCGCTCCTCAACCATCATGAGAACCATATATTGGACGTGTCGATACTTGGTTCTCCAAAAGTCACCCCCAAAATTGGAGCTCGAGCCGAAGAAATGGCCCGCGCCGTTTTGGAACACTTCGACGTCGTAGGCGTGCTTTGCATCGAACTGTTTCTGACAAGCGGTGGCGATCTTGTTGTCAATGAGATTGCGCCGCGACCTCACAACAGCGGTCACCTAACAATTGAAGCTCACAACTGTAGTCAATTTGAGTTGCAATTGCGGGCAGCTTGTGGGCTTCCGGCGACTGATCTAGTGCCACGATTCCCGGCAGCAGCGATGGCGAATCTACTGGGGCAGCATCTGCCCGAAGCGTGGATGTCCTGGAATCCAGAAGGCTTCAGTGCCAAAGAGTGCCACCTCCACCTTTACGGCAAACCAGACCGTCGGCCCAATCGAAAAATGGGCCATATCACGGCCCTCGATACTGCAGGCGACGCAGCGGAACAAGCTGTGAGGGCGCTTCGCACTCAGTTGCGTTAA
- the purE gene encoding 5-(carboxyamino)imidazole ribonucleotide mutase: MTAADGPSTATESGPPPVVGVIMGSRSDWETMEGAVELLKEFGVAHECRVVSAHRTPNWMVEYASTAAERGLKVIIAAAGGAAHLPGMVASLTTLPVLGVPVKSRVLNGVDSLLSIVQMPAGVPVGTLAIGAAGAKNAALLAVRILANDNGELRTQLEAFQDKQTETVLKDSWL, encoded by the coding sequence ATGACAGCCGCAGACGGTCCATCGACGGCCACAGAATCAGGTCCGCCCCCCGTCGTCGGTGTGATCATGGGCAGCCGGTCGGACTGGGAGACAATGGAAGGAGCCGTTGAGCTGCTGAAGGAATTCGGGGTCGCTCACGAATGCCGCGTCGTATCGGCACACCGAACTCCCAACTGGATGGTGGAATACGCGTCAACGGCTGCAGAACGAGGCCTCAAGGTGATCATCGCAGCGGCCGGCGGGGCCGCTCATTTGCCAGGCATGGTGGCGTCGCTGACGACGTTGCCCGTGCTGGGCGTTCCGGTCAAAAGCCGCGTGTTAAATGGCGTGGATTCGCTACTTTCGATTGTGCAGATGCCCGCAGGCGTGCCCGTCGGAACATTGGCCATTGGTGCCGCCGGTGCCAAGAATGCCGCTCTGCTGGCCGTCCGAATTTTGGCCAACGATAACGGTGAGCTAAGAACGCAGCTTGAGGCCTTTCAAGACAAACAGACGGAAACCGTGCTGAAGGATTCCTGGCTATGA